A stretch of DNA from Synechococcus sp. JA-3-3Ab:
ACCCATTCTCTCAGCCCTTTCGGGGATGAGCCGATAGGAATAGAATTGCTTGAATTGTTCAGCCAACCGTTGGCTAGAGGCGTTTGGCCTCTACCGTCTTGGGCAGAGATAAAGGCTCCGGCAGCTCCGGGATGGACAATTCCCAACCGTTGCTCAAGGTGAAAATGGTTTCCCCGGCCTCTGAACGGGTGGCCACAACCGATTCTTCCAGATCTTTTTTGGGAACGTAGACCATCAAATGCCCGTAGGCACTTTCGTGCAGGATGACTTTCATAGCCCTTTCTCCACAAGTTCCAGCTCTTGGGCACGGCACCCCACCACCAAGCCTTTGGCCAAGCAGTGGACGGCATAGACGTAAAACCGTTGTAGAAAGGTGCCAATGGAAATCACGTAACCTTCGTCGCCCGGAACGGCCAAGATTTTCCCCACCGGCTGGCCGAAGAAGGTGCCATCGTTGCGGATGACCTTACGGATGCGGACTTTGTCGCCCAGCTCAAATTGGGGAGGGCGATCCAGCTCCAGTTCGTCGCTCATGGGGTACCTCCTGTGATTTCTGCCAGCACCTGACAAAGCTCTTGGCGGGTTAGGCTGCGGCCTACTTGGCGCGCCCGTCGAGACACGGCTGCCAAAATGGCCTGAGATTTGGAAGTTTCCTTTCCGGACAAGCGGTTAGACAACATCGGGATGGCTTTCCTCTGGGATGGGTTCTGGAGTGTGTTGCGCCCATTGCGTCAGCGTTGCGCGGCAATAACGGGCCAGTTCCGCCGGTGGGATCGGATGCTTGCAATGGGTGACGTGCTGCCGCACCTGTTCCAGGAGCTTTTCCAGTTGGCCAGGTGGGATCTGCTCGACAGGGATCCCGTGTTCCTTGAGGATCTGGAGCAGCAAATGCCGGCCGGAGTGTTTGCCCAACACCAGCCGCCGCTGGCTGCCTACCGCCTCTGGTGGGAAAGGCTCATAGGTCTGGGGATCCCGTAGCACCCCTGCAGCGTGAATGCCCGACTCGTGGGCAAAGGCGTTGTCGCCAACGATGGCCTTCCAGGGGGGGAGGGGAGCACCGCTGGCCCGTGCCACCTGTTGAGACAGCTCCCGCAAACGGCGGGTATCCACCCCAACATCGATCCCCAAGGTGCAGCGCAAAGCCATCACCACCTCTTCCAAGGGGGCATTGCCGGCCCGTTCCCCCAAGCCGTTGACGGTGGTGTTCACCGACTGAGCGCCGGCGCGGATCCCGGCTAAGGCATTGGCAGTGGCCATGCCCAGGTCGTCGTGGGTATGCATCTCCACAGGGATATCGATGGCCCGCACCAGGCGGCGAATCTGCTTGTAGGTGCTAAAAGGATCCAAAACGCCCACCGTATCGCAGTAGCGGAAGCGCCGACAGCCCCAGCTTTGGGCCATTTGGGCCAGCTCGATGACCTGCTCCAGGGAGGTGCGGCTGGCATCTTCTGCCCCCACCGAGACCCACAGCCCCTGCTCCAAGGCCATCTCCACGCATTGGCGCAACTGTCGCAGCAGCCGAGGGCGATCCCCTTGGAACTTGGCAGCGATTTGCCGATCCGAGACCGGCACGGAGATGTGGATCCGCTTGAGGCCGCAACGAATAGAGGCGAGGATATCGCTGGGCACAGCCCGGTTCCACCCCAGCAGGTGGGCCCGCAGCCCCAGGCTGAGCATGGCGCGAATGGCTTCCGTTTCCACGGCGCCCATGGCCGGGATCCCCACCTCAATTTCGGGTACGCCAATGGCATCCAAGAGGGCAGCAATGGAGATTTTCTCGGGGATTTGGAAGGCTACCCCTGCCGCTTGCTCCCCATCGCGTAGGGTGGTGTCGTTGATGGTGATAGAGGAATTCATGGGATCCATCCTCCAAGACCTACGGCCCGCCTAGGCAATCGGTAACCGTCGATGGTGCTCCGCACCGCTGGCGCGACCCCGGTTGCGTCAGGGCAATCATGTCCAGGGTAGAAAGCTCAACCGAAGTTCTGGCAGAATTCATCAGATTCCTGTAAGGCTTGGCTGTTCCTCTTAGCGGGGTGGAGTCTTTGGAGCAGGGGATCCTTGACAAGATCTATCTAGCCTCTGGGATCCCCCTACTCCGGAAGCTAACGAATTAAGTCGAAGGAAAAATCGGTTTTGCCGGGGATGATGCTGCGCCGATCTGCCTCATCCAGAATGGTGTTGACAATCCAGTTAAGGAGGTTGAGCGCCCCCACATAGCCATAGGTGGGATAGCGATGCAGATGGTGGCGGTCGAAGATGGGGTAGCCGATGCGCACCAAAGGCGTGCCCGTATCCCGCCACAGGTATTTGCCGTAGGAATTGCCGATCAGCAGATCCACCGGCTCGGTGAACATCAGAGAGCGCAGATGCCAGAGATCCTTGCCCCCCCAGACGGTTGCCCCCTGTCCATAGGGACTGGAGGCCAGCAGTGCCCGCGCCTCGGCTTCGAACTCCTCGTTGCTGTTGGTCACCACCACATGGATCGGCTCCGCTCCCAGCTCCAGCAACAGGCTGAGCAAGCCCATCACCAGATCCGGATCCCCATACAGGGCTACCCGCTTGCCGTGGATCCACGCTTGGGAGTCCGTGAAAGCATCCACCGCCCGGCCCCGTTCGATCTCCAGCTCGGCGGGAATGGGCTTGCCCGTTAACTGGGATAGCTGCATCAAAAACTCATCCGTGCCCCGAATACCCACTGGCCGCGCCGTCAGGGTGGGCCGACCCGAGGCCTCTGCTAGAAACTCCAGGGTCTTGGGCGTGGTGTAGCGCTGGAAGGAAAAAGTAGCCTCGGCGTTGAGGCATTGGGCAGCCGCCTCCAAAGGGGTTCCTCCGGGATACATGTGGAAAGTGCCGTCGTTGGGCGAATCCAAATAGTCGGAGTTGTCCGCCAGCAGGGTCAGCGGGATCCCGAATAAGCCGAAGATGCGCTTGATCTCCCGCAAGTTGCCCATGTAGGTATCGAAGCCAGGGATGACGTTGATGTAGCCATTGCTACCCGTGCGGCCCACCGGCTCGGTGAGGGTGCTGAGAATGGCCTTGAGCATGTTGTCGTAGCCGGTGATGTGGGATCCCACAAAGCTTGGCGTGTGGGCATAGGGCACCGGGAAGTCGCGGGAAATCACTCCCTCATTTCTGGCCGTGGTGATGAAGGCCCCCAGGTCATCCCCGATCACCTCCGCCATGCAGGTGGTGCACACGGCGATCATCTTGGGCTTGTAGAGGGCGTAGGCATTTTCCAGTCCCTCGATTAGGTTTTTGAGGCCGCCAAACACCGCCGCATCTTCCGTCATCGAGGTGGAGACCGCCGAAAAGGGCTCCTTAAAGTGGCGGGTGAGATGGGTGCGAAAATAGGCCACACACCCCTGGGATCCATGGACGAAGGGCAAAGTTCCCTCGAAGCCGACAGCGGCGAAGATGGCCCCTAAGGGCTGGCAAGCCTTGGCAGGGTTTATCGTCAAAGCTTCCCGCTGAAAGTTTTTCTCCCGGTATTCCCAAGATTTTGTCCATTCGGCCACCCGGGCCACTTCTTCCGGGGAAGGGAGATCTTCAAAGGTTTGCTTGCACTGCAGAAGCGCCTGATATTCCGGATCTTGAAACAGGCGGGCGTGATCTTTGATGTCTTGGATATCTTGCGGCATGGTCGGTCTCCTAATGAGGGGCAGGGGAAGGAAGGGCCGTTGGCGTCTGGGATCCCGGCGGCAAGCTAAGACTTCCAGGGGGCTTTGACCAGATCCCAGGTGGGGCTATTCAAGGCCAGATCCATATCGCGGGCGAACACGGCAAAGCCGTCGTAGCCGTGGTAGGGGCCGGAGTAGTCCCAAGAGTGCATCTGGCGGAAGGGCAAAGCCATCTTTTGAAAGACGTACTTCTCCTTGATGCCGGAGGCGATGAGATCTGGCTTCAACCTCTTGGCAAATTCTTCAAACTCGTAGCCGGACACGTCATCGTAGATGAGGGTGCCGTCGTCGATGTACTGGGTGGTGCGCTTGTAGTCGTCGCCGTGGCCGAATTCGTAGCCGGTGGCAATCACCTCCATGCCCAGCTCCCGGAAGGCCGGGATGACGTGGCGGGGTCGCAGTCCGCCCACCATCAGCATCACCCGTTTGCCCTCGAGGCGGGGACGATACTTGGCAATGACAGCCTCGCTCTGGGGCTGGTACTTGGCGATCACCTGCTCCGCCTTGGCCTGAATGGTCTCGTCGAACCGCTGGGCGATGGCCCGCAGCGACTTGGCAATTTGGGTGGGGCCAAAGAAGTTGAACTCCAGCCAGGGGATCCCGTAGGCTTCCTCCATGTGGCGGCAGATGTAGTTCATGGAGCGGTAGCAGTGGATGAGATTCAGCTTCACCCGAGGGGCAAGCAGCATCTCGTTCCAGGTGCCATCGCCGGAAAACTGGGTCACTACCCGCAGGCCCATCTCCTCCAGCAAAATCCGGGAAGACCAAGCGTCGCCGCCGATGTTGTAGTCCCCAATCAGGGCCACATCGTAGGGGCCGGGCTCAAAGTTGAGGGATCCCTCCTTCGCTTTCTTGTCAGCAATGGGCAAAACCCAGTCCCGCACCGTATCGTTGGCGATGTGGTGGCCCAGGGACTGGGAGACCCCCCGAAAGCCTTCGCAGCGCACCGGTACCACCGGCTTGCCAATTTCTTTGGAAACTCTCTTGGCCACTGCCTCGATGTCATCCCCGATCAAGCCGACGGGGCATTCGGACTGGATGGTAATGCCTTTGGCCAAGGGGAAGAGTTCGCTGGCTTCCACCAAGAGTTTGGCCAGTTTTTTGTCCCCCCCGAACACCACATCTCGCTCCTGAAAATCGGAGGTGAACTGCATGGTAACGAAGGTATCTACCCCGGTTGTGCCGACGTAGTAATTGCGCCTTCCCGACCAGGAGTAGTAGCCGCAGCCCACGGGGCCATGGCTGAGGTGGATCATGTCTTTGACCGGCCCCCACACCACCCCCTTGGAACCGGCATAGGCACAGCCGCGAGTGGTCATGACGCCGGGGATCGACTTGATGTTGGACTTTACTCCGCAATCCGTTTTGCCCTCGTCATAGACGTTGAGGTGTTTGGCTCGCTTTTGCTTGGCCTTTTCCGGATAGGTTTCCAGAACTTCTGCAATAACTTTTCGGTTTTCCTCTTTGAGGGCGCTTTTTGGAGTAGTCATGGGAAGAGCCTCATCTACTGGATTTTTTTGAGAAAGAAACTAGGGGGAACCGAGGGCCGAGGGAGGAAGGGATCCACCCCCAGCCCATCTTTAAGTTCACACTGGGGCCAACTCTTTTTCGGTTTTGCCGATGAGGTGGGCGATTTTCTGGTCGTCGTCCAAAACGCCGAACTCTATCAACAACTGCTCCAGCTCATCCATAGAGATGGGGGTGGGGATCCTCAGATCCGTGTTGTTGATGATCTTTTTGGCCAAGGCCCGATACTCGTCAGCTTGGTTGCAGTCGGGGGAGTACTCGATCACCGTCATGCGGCGCAATTCTGCGTGCTGAACCACATTGTCGCGGGGGATGAAATGCAGCATCTTGGTGTTCAGCTTTTCGGCCAGAGCTTCGATCAGCTCGATCTCGCGATCCACTTTGCGGCTGTTGCAGATCAAGCCACCCAAGCGCACGCCGCCAGAGTAGGCGTATTTCAGCACGCCGCGGGCGATGTTGTTGGCCGCATACATGGCCATCATTTCGCCGGAGCAAACAATGTAGATCTCTTGGGCCTTGCCCTCCCGAATGGGCATGGCAAAACCGCCGCAGACCACGTCCCCCAGCACGTCGTAGCAGACAAAGTCCAGATCCTCGTAGGCACCGTTTTCTTCCAAGAAATTGATGGCGGTGATGATGCCTCGTCCGGCACAGCCAACACCAGGCTCGGGGCCACCGGATTCCACGCAGCGCACCCCTCGGTAGCCGGTGAGCACCACTTCTTCCAGCTCCACGTCTTCTACGGATCCCCGCTCAGCCGCCAGGTGAAGGACGGTGGTCTGGGCTTTGCAGTGCAACATGAGGCGGGTGGAATCGGCCTTCGGGTCGCAGCCGACGATCATGATCCGCTGCCCCAATTCGGCCATACCGGCAACGGTATTCTGACAGGTGGTGGATTTGCCGATACCGCCTTTGCCGTAGAATGCAATTTGTCTCATGGTTCAGTTCTCCTAATGAAGACTTGAGGAAAAACTTGAGGGCGACTTAAGGGTTAGAAATCTCTTGCCAATGGGCGCAACTGGTCGCATTAGCGAGACGGGATCCTTACTGCAAAGGATTTCAGCTCGCGGGAAGGCAGCCTTGGATCCCTTGGAATCCAAAAGCAAACCGGTCGAGCGGTGGGGCTCTCCCGAATCGAGGCAGGAGATGGGGGAAGCGACGGGGAGTAACAGTGGGGCAGATCATAGGGCTCTCAGGCTTATCGAGAATGGGCAACTAGAGGGCATGCACGGTTAAGGTGGGCCACACCTGTTCTTGCAGGCGGGTTTCGATGAGCAACCGCAGGGTGTTTTGCTGGCTGGGGCAGGTGGTGCAGGATCCCTTGAGGCGTACCCACACCTGATCCCCTTCCAGGTCGTACAGCTCCACATCGCCGCCATCGGCCAACAGCAGCGGGCGAACTTCCTCCTCCAGGACGGCCTGAATGCGGGCGATCTTTTGCAAGGTGGTGAGGGGAGGGGGTGTCGCTGTTGCCGAGACAGGAGAGGGAGCAGCGGGAGAGGGCTCTGTCTGGTTTTGGGAGTTCCCTTTTGAATTTCTTGAATCTTCTGAAGGGGTTGCGTCAGTCTCGGCCAGAACGGCGGCGATCAGGTCTTCAATCTGGGCCAGGCAGGAGCCACAACCGCCGCCCGCTTTGCTGTAGGCTGTTACTTCCTCAGCGGAGGTGAGGTGGTTTTCCCGGATCAGGCGGCGGATCTTTTGCTCGCTGACGCCAAAGCAGGAGCAGACCAAAGCGCTGTCATCATCCGTGTGGTCAGGCAGAGGAAGGCCGCGATAGCTGTAGATGGCTGCCTCCAGAGCCTCTTGCCCCATCACCGAGCAGTGCATCTTGGCGGGGGGCAAGCCGCCCAGGTAATCGGCGATTTGGCGGTTGTCGATCCGCAGGGCTTCATCCAGAGTGAGGCCGGTGATTAGCTCCGTCAGGGCCGAGGAAGAGGCAATGGCGCTGGTGCAGCCGAAGGTTTGGAAGCTGGCAGCCAAGATGCGCTCGCTAGCCTCGTCCACCTTTAAGTAGAGCCGCAGGGCATCGCCACAGGTGATGCTGCCCACTTCTCCCACCACCACCCGAACACCAGGCTCGGAGCTGGGATCCATCGCCCCTTGGTTTTTGGGGTGGTAGAAGAGTTCCAAAACTTTTTCGCTGTAGTCCCACATGGCTGGATCCTGAGTTGAGGATGCTAACGGTCGAGGGAAGATGAGTTTGAGGGGGGTCAGCGGCGAGCCAGTTCCCGTTCCTGCTGTTGCAGCCAGTCTTCCGCCTCGTGGCTGAAGGGGGAGATGGCCCGCAAATGCTCAATGATCCCCGGCAAAACCTCCAGCACCCGCTCCACCTCTGCCGGCTGGGTAAAGCGGGAGAGGCTGAAGCGGATTGAGCCGTGCAAAACGGTGTAGGGCAGGCGCATGGCCCGCAGCACATGGGAGGGTTCCAGGGATCCGGAAGTGCAGGCGGAGCCGGAGGAGGCGCAGATGCCGTATTTGTTCAGCCAGAAGAGGATCGCTTCCCCTTCCACGAACTTGAAGCCCAAGTTGGTGGTGTTGGGCAGCCGCTGAGTGGGGTGGCCGTTAACCTGGACATCCGGGATCCGCTGTAGCAAGCCCTGCTCCAAGCGATCCCGCAGCAGCCGCTCATGGGGATCCCCGAGGTGGGCTTGGGCCAGCTCCGCTGCCTTGCCCAGGGCGATGATGCCCGGCACATTTTCCGTCCCGGCGCGGCGGCCTCGCTCCTGATGCCCTCCCAGCAGCAACGGACGGAAGCGCAAGCCCCGCCGCACA
This window harbors:
- the nifU gene encoding Fe-S cluster assembly protein NifU; protein product: MWDYSEKVLELFYHPKNQGAMDPSSEPGVRVVVGEVGSITCGDALRLYLKVDEASERILAASFQTFGCTSAIASSSALTELITGLTLDEALRIDNRQIADYLGGLPPAKMHCSVMGQEALEAAIYSYRGLPLPDHTDDDSALVCSCFGVSEQKIRRLIRENHLTSAEEVTAYSKAGGGCGSCLAQIEDLIAAVLAETDATPSEDSRNSKGNSQNQTEPSPAAPSPVSATATPPPLTTLQKIARIQAVLEEEVRPLLLADGGDVELYDLEGDQVWVRLKGSCTTCPSQQNTLRLLIETRLQEQVWPTLTVHAL
- the nifT gene encoding putative nitrogen fixation protein NifT, with amino-acid sequence MKVILHESAYGHLMVYVPKKDLEESVVATRSEAGETIFTLSNGWELSIPELPEPLSLPKTVEAKRL
- the nifD gene encoding nitrogenase molybdenum-iron protein alpha chain; translation: MTTPKSALKEENRKVIAEVLETYPEKAKQKRAKHLNVYDEGKTDCGVKSNIKSIPGVMTTRGCAYAGSKGVVWGPVKDMIHLSHGPVGCGYYSWSGRRNYYVGTTGVDTFVTMQFTSDFQERDVVFGGDKKLAKLLVEASELFPLAKGITIQSECPVGLIGDDIEAVAKRVSKEIGKPVVPVRCEGFRGVSQSLGHHIANDTVRDWVLPIADKKAKEGSLNFEPGPYDVALIGDYNIGGDAWSSRILLEEMGLRVVTQFSGDGTWNEMLLAPRVKLNLIHCYRSMNYICRHMEEAYGIPWLEFNFFGPTQIAKSLRAIAQRFDETIQAKAEQVIAKYQPQSEAVIAKYRPRLEGKRVMLMVGGLRPRHVIPAFRELGMEVIATGYEFGHGDDYKRTTQYIDDGTLIYDDVSGYEFEEFAKRLKPDLIASGIKEKYVFQKMALPFRQMHSWDYSGPYHGYDGFAVFARDMDLALNSPTWDLVKAPWKS
- the nifK gene encoding nitrogenase molybdenum-iron protein subunit beta, whose amino-acid sequence is MPQDIQDIKDHARLFQDPEYQALLQCKQTFEDLPSPEEVARVAEWTKSWEYREKNFQREALTINPAKACQPLGAIFAAVGFEGTLPFVHGSQGCVAYFRTHLTRHFKEPFSAVSTSMTEDAAVFGGLKNLIEGLENAYALYKPKMIAVCTTCMAEVIGDDLGAFITTARNEGVISRDFPVPYAHTPSFVGSHITGYDNMLKAILSTLTEPVGRTGSNGYINVIPGFDTYMGNLREIKRIFGLFGIPLTLLADNSDYLDSPNDGTFHMYPGGTPLEAAAQCLNAEATFSFQRYTTPKTLEFLAEASGRPTLTARPVGIRGTDEFLMQLSQLTGKPIPAELEIERGRAVDAFTDSQAWIHGKRVALYGDPDLVMGLLSLLLELGAEPIHVVVTNSNEEFEAEARALLASSPYGQGATVWGGKDLWHLRSLMFTEPVDLLIGNSYGKYLWRDTGTPLVRIGYPIFDRHHLHRYPTYGYVGALNLLNWIVNTILDEADRRSIIPGKTDFSFDLIR
- the nifH gene encoding nitrogenase iron protein — protein: MRQIAFYGKGGIGKSTTCQNTVAGMAELGQRIMIVGCDPKADSTRLMLHCKAQTTVLHLAAERGSVEDVELEEVVLTGYRGVRCVESGGPEPGVGCAGRGIITAINFLEENGAYEDLDFVCYDVLGDVVCGGFAMPIREGKAQEIYIVCSGEMMAMYAANNIARGVLKYAYSGGVRLGGLICNSRKVDREIELIEALAEKLNTKMLHFIPRDNVVQHAELRRMTVIEYSPDCNQADEYRALAKKIINNTDLRIPTPISMDELEQLLIEFGVLDDDQKIAHLIGKTEKELAPV
- the nifV gene encoding homocitrate synthase codes for the protein MNSSITINDTTLRDGEQAAGVAFQIPEKISIAALLDAIGVPEIEVGIPAMGAVETEAIRAMLSLGLRAHLLGWNRAVPSDILASIRCGLKRIHISVPVSDRQIAAKFQGDRPRLLRQLRQCVEMALEQGLWVSVGAEDASRTSLEQVIELAQMAQSWGCRRFRYCDTVGVLDPFSTYKQIRRLVRAIDIPVEMHTHDDLGMATANALAGIRAGAQSVNTTVNGLGERAGNAPLEEVVMALRCTLGIDVGVDTRRLRELSQQVARASGAPLPPWKAIVGDNAFAHESGIHAAGVLRDPQTYEPFPPEAVGSQRRLVLGKHSGRHLLLQILKEHGIPVEQIPPGQLEKLLEQVRQHVTHCKHPIPPAELARYCRATLTQWAQHTPEPIPEESHPDVV
- a CDS encoding nitrogen fixation protein NifZ, which gives rise to MSDELELDRPPQFELGDKVRIRKVIRNDGTFFGQPVGKILAVPGDEGYVISIGTFLQRFYVYAVHCLAKGLVVGCRAQELELVEKGL